CTAACGCTGATCTCCCCCTACATTTAGTAGTAGCCTTATCGATATGCGCAAGGTATTAGTTCTAAACCCAGCAGATAACATTGCAATCTGCCTTGCTGATATGGCTGCTGGCACAGTTATTGATCAAGATAATTTAAAGTTAACAATCACCCAAAAAATACCAAGAGGCCACAAAGTGGCATCAAAGTCAGTTAAAAAGGGTGAAGGAATTATTAAGTATGGCGAGCGAATGGGACATGCCACCAAAGATATTACTGTTGGAGAGCATGTTCACACCCACAATGTTTTAGGAGATCGCCTCTCCACTGAGGCGAGTTAACTTATGAGTATTACCGGCTTTGCCCATAAGGGTCGTGGTGTTGGCATAAGAGATCATCAATTGATCTTGCCTTCAGTAGTTTGCTCAACCCATGTAAGTCGAAAGATTGCCAATGAAGTTGGCGCATTAACCTTTGCCCACCAAAATGGATGCGGAATTATTGGTATTGATGTGCCAGGAGTGGATAACTTCTTCATTGAGTTAGCAAATCATCCAAATGTGCAATCTGTATTGGTGGTTTCCCTTGGTTGTGAAACTATTCAAGGACCAGAGTTGCTACCAAAGATAAACCGAGAGTTATCAAGATTATTAGTTATTCAAGAGTCAGGCGGCGCCACTGGCACATATGAAGCAGGTGTGGTGCAGGCAAAAGAGCTTCGAGATAACTTTAAGAGTGAGCCAAAAGCTGTAGAAAAGTTAGTAGTTGGTTTAGATCTAGCCCGCAATGTTGAGAACTTGGGCGATATTAAGAGCGCACTTATTGCAGCAGGATTTGCAGTTGAGATTGAGGATAAGCAGGGCGTAAGTGAACATAACTTGGCAAAATTAATGAGCAAGAAAGTTCATATTATTTTCTCCTTCGCAGATGAGAATCAACCACCATCTGGCTTTCCATTAATACCAGTTATCAATATTGCATCAAGCTCCCCACTACACACCGCCCTATCTGCTGAGTTTGATCTGCCATCAACTGCAACAGCTAATGAAATGATTGCACTTCTTACCAAGGTTGGTAACGGTGAGAAAACAAAGAGTGAAGTATCTGGCATTGGTGAGATTGTCGCACCCCGTGCGGTCAGGAGTGTGTGATGAGCCTTACCGGTTATAAACGCAGTGATGGCAGATGGGGTTTTAGAAACCATGTTTTGATCCTGCCACTTCATCAAATTTTGTCCGCTGCAGCAAGAGATATTGAAGACCAATCAAAGGGCGCAGTTGCAGTGAGCCATGATTGGTCGCAGGTAAATGAAAAAGATCATGAGCGCATCATTCACTCATTGGCAGGGAACGCGACAAATCCAAATCTCTACGCAACAATATTGTTGCGCCTTGGCACACCAATTGAGGATGAAGTAATCAGCAGGGCTAAAAGTTATGGCAAAACAAAGCTAATTGAGATATCACTCTCTGATTTAAAATCCTTAGATAAGTTAACCCAAGCTGGCATTGTTGAAGCTAATAAATTACTCACAGAGGCCAAAGGTGAGCAAAGAGTTGCAGCACCTATTTCTGCAATAGTTTTAGGCCTTGAGTGCGGTGGCTCGGATGCCTACTCTGGAATTACTGCCAACCCAGCGCTGGGTGTAGCAAGTGATGATTTAGTGGCGCAGGGCGCCACATCAATACTTGGTGAAACAATGGAGATCTTGGGCGCAGAACATTTATTAGCAAAGCGTGCAATTACTAAAGAGGTTGGCCAACAAATAATTGATGTGGTGGCAAGGTATGAAGCAAGTATTAACTATGAAGGAATTGATATCAGAGGCGCTCAACCATCAAGAGGAAATATTGAAGGCGGACTATCAACATTGGAAGAGAAATCATTAGGAGCTGCTAAGAAGGCAGGCAACGCCCAATTTACTGGCGTACTTGAGTATGCAATTGCGCCAACAAAGGCAGGCCTTTACTTCATGGACACACCAGGTCATGACATTGAACAGTTAACTGGCTTTGGCGCAGCCGGTGTAAACATAACTGTCTTCACAACAGGTAGGGGAACTCCTACGGGCAGCGCCGTAATGCCAACAATTAAGGTGGCAACTAATACTGAGATGGCAACTGCTATTCCAGATATTATCGATTTAAACTCCGGCACAATCGCTGATGGCACCCAAACTTTGGAAGAAAATGGGCAAGAGATCTATAAGTTAATTTTAGATGTGGCCAATGGTCAATTAACCAAGGCAGAACTTGGCGGCCATCATGAGTTTAATCTCTCAAGGCTTTATGGCTCTTCTTTGTAATCAGAGTAGGTAAACTCCCCCAAATGCGCGCCTTATTCATCGAACATGATCACATCTCGCTCGGTGGTCCAATCTGGCGATCTCTAGAAAAACATGGCTATGAGATTGAAAGGTTTTTGATTGTGCCGGAGGAGAATTTTTCAACTCCTAATGTGCATGCAAATTTTCCAAACTTTTTAGAGTATGACCTACTAGTTCCAATGGGCGCCCCCTATGGAGCCTATGAAGATGATCGAATTGGTAATTGGCTCAAGCCAGAGCTTGAAAAACTTAAAGAAGCTCACAATGAAGGAGTACCAATTCTTGGTATTTGTTTTGGTGGTCAATTAATGGCAAGAGCGTTAGGTGGCTCAGTTGCAAGAGCGCCAAAGGCTGAGGTTGGTTGGTATGAGATTGAATCTAATGACACAACATTAATTCCAACTGGTCCCTGGTTTGAATACCACTGGGATAGATGGACAACTCCAAAGGGTGCTACTGAGATTGCAAAAACAGCTGGTGCTAACCAAGCATTTGTAATGGGTAGAACTCTTGGCCTGCAATTTCATCCAGAGGTTGATCCTGAAGTACTAGAAGCATGGCTAAGCCGGCAAAGTGGTTGTGTTGAGATTACTGGTGAAGGAGTTGATCTTGATCTCCTTCGCAAACAAACTAAAGAGCTTGAAGCATCATCAAATAAGAGAGCATCAGATTTAGTAGATACCTTCTTACGCAGAGTAGCAACATCTGAGGTAGTAAAGGAGCAGGTAAGCATTAGATCAAAACTTGCTGAGCAAGTAAGCAAATAATGATTGGCGAGATTTCTTCTTTCTCAAATGCTTTAGCAAATGCCTTCACCAATACCCTGGGTGGTAAATCAACTCAAATAAGTAGCTGGCGCAACACATTACGTGCCTCTAGCTCAATTGCAATGGCAATTATTTCTGTAGTAATCCTCTTTAATCTAAATACCATCACCTTAAGAGTGATCTTAATTGGTATAGCCGCCGGCTTTATCGGCGGACTAGGCCTTCCCTTTATCTACCAAGCATTCTCAATTGGATCAGTCTCATTTGTATCCCCGGTTGTGGCATTGGTGCAATCATTTAACTTAATCCTCTTTGCTGTCCTTGTTAAAGATGAATCAATCTCCTGGACCTTTCCAATTGCAACAGCTTTAGGCGCTCTTGGTTTGTTTCTAGCTTCTCGCACATCAGCAAGTCATCAGAAGGCGACATTAAAAGTATTTGGTCTAACAACAGCTGCTGCATGTTGCTTCACCGGCTTTTCAGTATTGATGACAGAAATAGATGAATCCCAAATTATTGCCGCCCTCTTTGGCGCAAGAATTGGTGTATTACTTGTTTCACTTATCTTTTCTCCAAAGAGTAATCAAAAACCACAATCGAGTAGTTGGAAGAAGTACGCACTTCTTTCTGGCTCATGTGAGATGCTGGCAAATCTATTTTTCATGATTGCCATTACAAACCTAGAGTTAAGCAAGGTTGGTGTCTTTATGGCATCAGCCCCTGCCCTATCTGCCTTAATTGCGATAAAGCTAATGAAGCAAAGACCATCTATTGCCAACTGGTTAGGAATTGCAGCGACCTCATCGGCGCTGGCGATAATTGCGTTGAATTAAATTAATCAGCCAAACGTACAAAAAGTAATGAATTTCTCTACAGAAATTATTGGTATTCCCCAACCCTTAGCCTTTTTTGATTTTCCAGACATGGAAGACTCATCAGCTGTGACAAGAACATCACAACCTCTTTTAGTCACATCATTAACTGGGTGTAGGCCAACCTTTGCTGCAAGTGCTTCAAGATCTTCCCTGCTTATCTGTTCACCATTGAATCCAACAGCCGCACCAGTAAAACATACTTTTTTACCTACACTTAAGTTATCGCTGTTTGCCTTAATAGGTTGAGCTGTCTCAGGAATTACTACAGGTAGGCGAAGTGCTGCACCAACTTTTTCAATCATCTCTCGCTCTTGAACAGTGATTACGCCATCTCGAAGAGCAGCCTGAATAAATGAATCAAGATAGCCAGTATGTAGTTTTAGAACATCTTTCTGACTGACACCAAGATCTTCTGCCCACTTATTAAGTTCACTCTCTTCATCACTACTAATGATTAAGTCCTGCATCGCCATATTAAGCAGCAATAAATATGCTATAAATTTTTCATCTGATGTAGGGAAAGGTATTTTCTTAGTAAATGCTTGAATTCGCTCTAAAGCATCATCTTTTTTATTGCTAAAAGCAGTTCTTACTAAAATTCTTGCTGGATTGGTATCTGATGAATAATCAACCATTGCCGAACTGACCTCTTGCTCGTCCTCTGAAAGGTGGTTAAAAAGCTCCATGGTCATTTTGCAGTCACCAAGTGCACTGTGTGCATCAACAATTTTAATTCCAACCTCATCGCATGCATCAGAAAGTGAAGATTTTCCAGCTGGAAGCAATCTACGTGCAGCGGTCATCGTGCAAAATCCTTTACCAATATCACCTTGAGTGTTGGCTCTATTAAATTCTTGAATAAGCATTCGAGCATCAAAACCTAAATTATGTGCGACTATAACCCGATTGTTAATCATTCTAAAGACATCGTTGATTACATCTCCAAAAATTGGAGCTGATGAAACCATTGATGCGGTAATTCCATGAATATTTGTTTTACCCACGTCACGTTGGGGATTAATCAAAGTAGACCACTCCTCGATTACTTCATTACCTTTAAACGCAACTAAGGCGATTTCAACAATACGATCAGCTTTCATCGTGCCCGTTGTTTCAGTGTCTAATACAACATATTCAATCTCACTACTTGGCATCATTAACTTTTTAGATGCAGAATTCAATAGCGACCATGGTCCTTTAATTAGGTCGCCCATATTTAGTCTTCTTTCCAAAACACATTCTTTTCACACTCCATAATCTTTATGCAGAGTGCATTTAGAGACATTGCTCCGTTGTATTGCTCATCTATTTGGCCGAAGGTGTTTGTACCAACCACATTTCCTTCATTATCAACAAGTGGTCCACCACTGTTGCCGTGAGATAAAGGCGCAGTCATAAGGATTTCTAACTTTGTGCCATTTAAAACATTACCGAATGCAACAGAGCCTTCATAACCATCAGCACTTCCAATAGCTGCTACCCAGTAACCTGCATAAGGTTCATACTCAGATAGCTTTAATGGAGTTACCTCAAGGGCAGAAGCAATTGATGCTAAGTCATTCTCTTCATCCCAGTTATCAATTACTGCTTGATACTTATCGCCGTAAAGTGAGGCTACTCTGACTTTTCCTTTGCCATCTAAGCATTCATCAATTACATGGTGGTTAGTAATTAAAGTTGTTGGATATCTCTTGCCTTGACTATGGTCTAGATCAATTGCCCAGCCAGAGCCAAAGCTACCTAATACTTTAGGGTCATTAGGTTCACAAAATATTGTGACTGTGGATTCTTGGACCTTTGTTATTAGTTTTTCAATTCCTCTGGGTGGCACATAACCATCACCTCTTGGATCACTTAAATAAAACTGTTGGGCAGGTGCCCAGGTGAGAATAAATGCACCGAGTGCAAATGGAAGTGCAATGATCGTGGCAAATGCGGTGATCTTCTGAGCTATGTTGTTTTCCATAGTTATAACCTACTCACGTCCTGTGTGATTCTTAAGAGTTGGCAGTGAAGGCGCTTGTGTATTTACCTGCTTTAAGAAGTAATTCTTAGAAACATCTAACACCTGCCACTCTCGATCAACCTCTGCCCACTTATCAAGGTGAATATCATTGGCAAACAGCTCTGCCTCATCAGAATCTTGGGCTTGCATGATTATCTGAAAATCTATGGTTAATCTTCCTGTAACTCGATATCTATTCTCTTTTGGCTCCATGGCAAGATCCTGCCCCCCACCACTGACAGTGGCTAGGGCCTGTAAAGGTCTTCAAAATGCTTCTAAAAGTGTGAACATCAATCAATTTTCTGTTATTCACCGTAGTCGGAACTTAGAATTCTGGCTCTTAAACTGTCAGTGGACTGACTCATACTTATTGAAATGGAAAACTTCCATAGACTTTCAAACAGGGGGCATGAAAAAATGAGGCTTACGTTACGAATGATGAATCCTGTGCAAAATCTAACAATTAGCTTAGGCTGCGCCAATGAGCGTAGATAAGGATACTCCAGAGCAAGTAACTATTAGACCAGGTATTGGCTTATATGCATTATTCCCATCACTAAGGTATTCGCCTTGGGTCGCGCTGGGCGAGATGGTTGATAACTCAATTCAATCTTATCAAGAGCATAAAGAAGAGTTGTTTGCATTGCACGGGCCAGAATATAAATTAAGGATAGAAATTAATTATAGCTCCGGAGATAACCCAACGATTCAATTAATTGATAATGCCGCTGGAATATATACAAAAGATATTGAACGAGCATTTACACCAGCAATGCCACCTGCTGACAAAAAAGGAATCTCCCAATACGGAATTGGCATGAAAAGTTCAGCTTGCTGGTATGCCAATTTTTTCACTATTCGAACCAGGGCCCTCGGCGAACCAATCATAAGAACAGTAACTTTTGATATACCTAAAATCATTAAGAATGAAATTTACGAACTTGATATTGAAAAGGAAGAAGCGACAAACCCGAAAGTTCATGGAACCAGGATAATTTTAAAAAATTTAAACCAACCAGTACCTGTGGCTGGAGCAGCATCTAGGTTGCGAAGTTACTTACGAAGCATGTATCGCGACTTTCTTCGAACTGGCGAACTGGTTTTACTAATTAATAATGAGGTTCAAGAAGCGCCTATGACAAATTGGCTTTTAGCCCCCTACTGGCCCACTGATATGGGTCCCTTAGACGATAAAAACTATGAATGGGTAAAAGATTTCGAAATTGAACTTAATGAATCCCATAATCCAATAAATCCTGCGGACCCAGCACCGAAAATTCGTGGGCGGATTGGAATATTGGAGAAAGGTGATACTAAGCGAGCAGGCCTAGCATTGCTTTGGCGAAGAAAAGTGGTCCAAGGTGCAGGAAACATGGCAGATAGTCCGGATGATCTTTATAGGCCGGGCAGGATTTTCGGTGGTGCCAACAGTTTCGAAAGACAAAGGGTTGTTGGAGAACTTGATGTTTCTGAACTCAGTGTAACTTCATTTAAAGATGCAGTTGTATGGCGCGAAGGTCAAGAAGAAGAGGTATTGAAAAAAATAAAAGAGGCTTTAAATACAGAACCAAATCCATTATTAAAAATGGCAAAGAATTATCGAGCAAGTGACAACTCAAAAGCTGGCAAGGCAAAACTTCAAGGATCTTTGTCAGATGTCGTTGATTCAGCAACTAGAGCCCTAATTGAGAACAATGCATCAGAACAACTAGGAGATGGTTTTGAAATCACCAAAACAACTGAGGTTCCAGAGCCTCCTCGAACAGATGAAACAAATGTTGTCCAAAAAGTTATTAAGCTAATTCCTCAGTTTAATTCTGACATAATTCTTGAAGTAAAAGATCAAATTGCAGATACAAGTTGGCTGCGAGTAAGACAAATTCCTGATTTAGATAAGTGGGTAATTACCATAAACCGGGAGCATCCATTTATGAAGTCATTTACCGTCGCAGATCCAGATTCTTTGGATCCAGTACTAAGAATTGCTTTGGCAATTGGCATTGCTGAAATACAAGGTTTAAGTTCAGGATTCGATACTGCTGGATTCCTGCGACTAAGTATTAACGATTTATTGAGAAATTATCTTTCCTCAAGATCTGATGTTATTGAAATGACAGATGAAGAAAATGGTTAAAACAGGAGGCGAATTTAAAGAATTTATTGAGCGACAAAATTTGGATGCTTCCTCACAAGAACGATTGAAACTAACCACGACTAAAATACTTGAAAGAAGTGAACTTTTGAACGGAAATATAAGTTCAAATTGTCAATTGGTTGTAGGTGAAGTTCAAAGCGGCAAAACAATGTCTTTTACGGCTTTAACCGCACTGGCTCATGAAAATGGGTTCCCATTAGTAGTTGTGCTCGCAGGTACCAAAGACCAATTACTAATCCAAACGGCAGATAGGTTAACCAAAGATTTAAGAGCAGAAGGCAATGGCGGAGCTAATCCATGGGTAATGCTAGTTAAACCAAAGCGGCGCGACCATAATTCAAACTTAAGAACTATTCAACGCGCTTTAAGTATTTGGAGCGAAGTTGATGCACCTGAGTCTTTCAAGCCAACAGTTGTAATTACAGTGCTTAAAAATCGTGCTTGCTTGGATGCTACCACTTTGCTAATTGAAGGATTAAGGTCGAAGATAAATTTAAGTAATTATCCTGTTTTAATCATCGACGATGAAGGTGACCAGGCCGGGTTGAACTTAAGTTGGTTAACCGGTGAAGAGTCAACGATTTATTCAGCAATTGGTAGATTACGTAATTCATTGAGCCATCATAGTTATGTTATGTACACAGCTACTCCTCAAGGTCCGTTACTTGTTAACATTGAAGACGCACTTTCACCGAAGTATGTAACCCTTTTAGAATCAGGGGCAGATTACTTAGGGGGAAATGAACTATTCAATGAATATGATGAATACACAAGATCTATTCCAGACCAAGAAATAAATCAAGTTTTTGATACTTCTTCGACGGCAGGTATTCCAAATAGCCTTAAACAATCGGTTGCGTATTATTTAATCGCACTATTTGTGGCTCAAAACAGGAGTTATCCAAAACCTATTAGCATGTTGGTTCATCCATCTGCGCAGGTTAGCTTGCATGGCAAATATGAAGTTTGGATCACTAATCTTTTGTCCGCATGGGAGACCATCCTGAGAGAACCAGAAGAATTCCTTTATGAAAAAGAGAAAATTTCTTTTTTTCAACCTGCTCTTGAAGAATTGAAAAAAACTTGCACAATAAAAGATGATTGGGATCTAGATGCTGCGTTAAAAGAGATTCGCTGGTGGATCTCTAAAATCGAAGTACGTGTAGTAAATGCCGAAACAAGTAACATCCATGCTAGCGAATGGCTGAGTAAAGCTGGTTGGATTTTAATTGGTGGAAATAAGCTCGAACGTGGATTTACAATTGAAAATTTAGCAGTGACGTATATGCCTAGATCTACTGGGGTTGGAAATGTAGATGTAATTCAACAAAGAGGTAGGTTTTTTG
The Candidatus Nanopelagicus limnes DNA segment above includes these coding regions:
- a CDS encoding UxaA family hydrolase, translating into MRKVLVLNPADNIAICLADMAAGTVIDQDNLKLTITQKIPRGHKVASKSVKKGEGIIKYGERMGHATKDITVGEHVHTHNVLGDRLSTEAS
- a CDS encoding UxaA family hydrolase, with amino-acid sequence MSITGFAHKGRGVGIRDHQLILPSVVCSTHVSRKIANEVGALTFAHQNGCGIIGIDVPGVDNFFIELANHPNVQSVLVVSLGCETIQGPELLPKINRELSRLLVIQESGGATGTYEAGVVQAKELRDNFKSEPKAVEKLVVGLDLARNVENLGDIKSALIAAGFAVEIEDKQGVSEHNLAKLMSKKVHIIFSFADENQPPSGFPLIPVINIASSSPLHTALSAEFDLPSTATANEMIALLTKVGNGEKTKSEVSGIGEIVAPRAVRSV
- a CDS encoding UxaA family hydrolase; protein product: MSLTGYKRSDGRWGFRNHVLILPLHQILSAAARDIEDQSKGAVAVSHDWSQVNEKDHERIIHSLAGNATNPNLYATILLRLGTPIEDEVISRAKSYGKTKLIEISLSDLKSLDKLTQAGIVEANKLLTEAKGEQRVAAPISAIVLGLECGGSDAYSGITANPALGVASDDLVAQGATSILGETMEILGAEHLLAKRAITKEVGQQIIDVVARYEASINYEGIDIRGAQPSRGNIEGGLSTLEEKSLGAAKKAGNAQFTGVLEYAIAPTKAGLYFMDTPGHDIEQLTGFGAAGVNITVFTTGRGTPTGSAVMPTIKVATNTEMATAIPDIIDLNSGTIADGTQTLEENGQEIYKLILDVANGQLTKAELGGHHEFNLSRLYGSSL
- a CDS encoding type 1 glutamine amidotransferase codes for the protein MRALFIEHDHISLGGPIWRSLEKHGYEIERFLIVPEENFSTPNVHANFPNFLEYDLLVPMGAPYGAYEDDRIGNWLKPELEKLKEAHNEGVPILGICFGGQLMARALGGSVARAPKAEVGWYEIESNDTTLIPTGPWFEYHWDRWTTPKGATEIAKTAGANQAFVMGRTLGLQFHPEVDPEVLEAWLSRQSGCVEITGEGVDLDLLRKQTKELEASSNKRASDLVDTFLRRVATSEVVKEQVSIRSKLAEQVSK
- a CDS encoding DMT family transporter, whose amino-acid sequence is MIGEISSFSNALANAFTNTLGGKSTQISSWRNTLRASSSIAMAIISVVILFNLNTITLRVILIGIAAGFIGGLGLPFIYQAFSIGSVSFVSPVVALVQSFNLILFAVLVKDESISWTFPIATALGALGLFLASRTSASHQKATLKVFGLTTAAACCFTGFSVLMTEIDESQIIAALFGARIGVLLVSLIFSPKSNQKPQSSSWKKYALLSGSCEMLANLFFMIAITNLELSKVGVFMASAPALSALIAIKLMKQRPSIANWLGIAATSSALAIIALN
- a CDS encoding exonuclease domain-containing protein, which gives rise to MGDLIKGPWSLLNSASKKLMMPSSEIEYVVLDTETTGTMKADRIVEIALVAFKGNEVIEEWSTLINPQRDVGKTNIHGITASMVSSAPIFGDVINDVFRMINNRVIVAHNLGFDARMLIQEFNRANTQGDIGKGFCTMTAARRLLPAGKSSLSDACDEVGIKIVDAHSALGDCKMTMELFNHLSEDEQEVSSAMVDYSSDTNPARILVRTAFSNKKDDALERIQAFTKKIPFPTSDEKFIAYLLLLNMAMQDLIISSDEESELNKWAEDLGVSQKDVLKLHTGYLDSFIQAALRDGVITVQEREMIEKVGAALRLPVVIPETAQPIKANSDNLSVGKKVCFTGAAVGFNGEQISREDLEALAAKVGLHPVNDVTKRGCDVLVTADESSMSGKSKKAKGWGIPIISVEKFITFCTFG
- a CDS encoding S1 family peptidase, producing the protein MENNIAQKITAFATIIALPFALGAFILTWAPAQQFYLSDPRGDGYVPPRGIEKLITKVQESTVTIFCEPNDPKVLGSFGSGWAIDLDHSQGKRYPTTLITNHHVIDECLDGKGKVRVASLYGDKYQAVIDNWDEENDLASIASALEVTPLKLSEYEPYAGYWVAAIGSADGYEGSVAFGNVLNGTKLEILMTAPLSHGNSGGPLVDNEGNVVGTNTFGQIDEQYNGAMSLNALCIKIMECEKNVFWKED
- a CDS encoding ATP-binding protein → MSVDKDTPEQVTIRPGIGLYALFPSLRYSPWVALGEMVDNSIQSYQEHKEELFALHGPEYKLRIEINYSSGDNPTIQLIDNAAGIYTKDIERAFTPAMPPADKKGISQYGIGMKSSACWYANFFTIRTRALGEPIIRTVTFDIPKIIKNEIYELDIEKEEATNPKVHGTRIILKNLNQPVPVAGAASRLRSYLRSMYRDFLRTGELVLLINNEVQEAPMTNWLLAPYWPTDMGPLDDKNYEWVKDFEIELNESHNPINPADPAPKIRGRIGILEKGDTKRAGLALLWRRKVVQGAGNMADSPDDLYRPGRIFGGANSFERQRVVGELDVSELSVTSFKDAVVWREGQEEEVLKKIKEALNTEPNPLLKMAKNYRASDNSKAGKAKLQGSLSDVVDSATRALIENNASEQLGDGFEITKTTEVPEPPRTDETNVVQKVIKLIPQFNSDIILEVKDQIADTSWLRVRQIPDLDKWVITINREHPFMKSFTVADPDSLDPVLRIALAIGIAEIQGLSSGFDTAGFLRLSINDLLRNYLSSRSDVIEMTDEENG
- a CDS encoding Z1 domain-containing protein, with amino-acid sequence MKKMVKTGGEFKEFIERQNLDASSQERLKLTTTKILERSELLNGNISSNCQLVVGEVQSGKTMSFTALTALAHENGFPLVVVLAGTKDQLLIQTADRLTKDLRAEGNGGANPWVMLVKPKRRDHNSNLRTIQRALSIWSEVDAPESFKPTVVITVLKNRACLDATTLLIEGLRSKINLSNYPVLIIDDEGDQAGLNLSWLTGEESTIYSAIGRLRNSLSHHSYVMYTATPQGPLLVNIEDALSPKYVTLLESGADYLGGNELFNEYDEYTRSIPDQEINQVFDTSSTAGIPNSLKQSVAYYLIALFVAQNRSYPKPISMLVHPSAQVSLHGKYEVWITNLLSAWETILREPEEFLYEKEKISFFQPALEELKKTCTIKDDWDLDAALKEIRWWISKIEVRVVNAETSNIHASEWLSKAGWILIGGNKLERGFTIENLAVTYMPRSTGVGNVDVIQQRGRFFGYKRKYKDLLRGWFFQDHIQAYVSYVDHENSIRTQLRSIDLGNQKLGDWRRKFLLDPIYQPVRNQVISLGISHRRLATFKQHMLFDPSILSYQESFKKKLYEYTNSLIKLPQDNRNDHANYYCPVNYELALELLADWPMSPENRVELDDLIWAIQSLADKDELKAANLVFMDWDPNTRKQITRDRSMLQFRANPERSPYEQVIANIFQGRSGRPGTGYLGDFEMTIPNAITIQIHLVKPFYEKTPKEPVYALGLIFPGTNDGFVIENKRRQ